In Deferribacteraceae bacterium V6Fe1, one genomic interval encodes:
- a CDS encoding PAS domain S-box protein, whose protein sequence is MKEQLSFILKNIHGVIFLIDLDGKFVLSEGLALKRLGLKAGEIVGLSVYDVYKDYPEIIHSVKTALEGETIRKKINLNELCFDVVFSPYFEDKDRQTGVIGLATDITDIEMAKAELAGSEKTFKSIIDLAPECFLMGDSKGNIIYANDKIEDITGYSVKKILNKSISTLFTEDSLKESPLRYDLLEKGESVISERQIRRADGTIITIQSNSKKMPDGTLVAFIRDVTDLKCMQKKIDLVSKLDSLGYLAAGIAHNFNNLMTGIFNYVAIAKFNTQETATKETLEKVENLIDEVRKLTGKLLTFSKGGYSKKIPQNIEAVVSNICYDILDYVKYDVKNNMQTSTTCSFDRGQIELVFKNIIDNAMESMPLGGELIIDSKKVNMSENNKYDLEKGNYIKISITDSGCGIKDENITKIFDPFYSTKEGGEGIGLSLAHSILKKHDGAIHCFSSSESGTTFEIFLPVC, encoded by the coding sequence ATGAAAGAACAACTGAGTTTTATTTTAAAAAATATTCATGGCGTAATTTTCCTTATAGATTTAGATGGTAAGTTTGTGCTTTCTGAGGGTTTGGCTTTAAAAAGGCTGGGACTTAAGGCAGGTGAGATTGTTGGTCTTTCAGTCTATGATGTCTATAAAGACTATCCTGAAATAATTCATTCCGTCAAAACAGCACTTGAAGGGGAAACAATTAGAAAAAAAATTAATCTCAATGAGCTGTGTTTTGATGTAGTTTTTTCCCCTTATTTTGAAGATAAAGACAGACAGACTGGGGTGATTGGCCTTGCAACAGATATTACCGATATCGAAATGGCAAAAGCCGAGTTGGCTGGAAGTGAAAAAACTTTTAAATCTATAATCGATTTGGCACCTGAATGTTTTTTGATGGGGGATTCTAAGGGCAATATTATTTATGCAAATGACAAAATTGAAGATATAACCGGTTATTCTGTTAAAAAAATCTTAAACAAAAGTATTTCGACACTTTTTACTGAAGATTCGCTAAAAGAGAGCCCTTTAAGGTATGACCTTTTGGAAAAAGGTGAATCAGTAATTTCAGAGCGCCAGATAAGAAGAGCAGATGGCACTATTATTACCATTCAGTCTAACTCCAAAAAAATGCCGGATGGCACATTGGTAGCATTTATAAGGGATGTTACTGATCTGAAATGTATGCAAAAGAAAATCGATTTGGTTTCAAAACTTGATTCTTTAGGGTATTTGGCGGCAGGTATCGCGCACAATTTTAATAACCTTATGACAGGTATTTTCAACTATGTGGCAATAGCGAAATTCAACACTCAGGAAACAGCAACCAAAGAAACTTTAGAAAAAGTCGAAAACCTTATTGATGAAGTGAGGAAACTTACCGGTAAGTTATTAACCTTTTCTAAAGGTGGTTATAGTAAAAAGATACCACAGAATATTGAAGCGGTTGTATCTAATATTTGTTATGATATCCTTGATTATGTGAAATATGATGTAAAAAATAATATGCAGACATCAACAACTTGTAGCTTTGACAGAGGGCAAATTGAATTAGTTTTCAAAAATATTATTGATAATGCAATGGAGTCAATGCCTTTGGGCGGAGAGCTGATAATAGATTCAAAAAAGGTCAATATGTCAGAAAATAATAAATATGACTTAGAAAAAGGGAATTATATAAAAATTTCAATAACAGACAGTGGCTGTGGTATTAAAGATGAAAATATAACTAAGATTTTTGATCCGTTTTATAGCACAAAAGAGGGGGGTGAGGGGATAGGGCTATCACTTGCTCACTCAATACTTAAAAAGCACGACGGAGCAATACATTGCTTTTCAAGCAGTGAAAGCGGGACTACATTTGAGATTTTCCTTCCAGTTTGCTGA
- a CDS encoding PHP domain-containing protein: MIDLHTHSTYSDGTFTPEKLCRLAETKNIKILALTDHDTIDGIDDFLCCESNLKKIPGVEISLEIKNGTFHMLGLFVNHKYGPLRENLSRLKTYRKQRNEKILNKLSDFFHEKITQEQISHDNKGELGRPHIAKFLVKKGIVSSVEEAFEKYLAKGKPFYESKEKLNTDDAIKLIIESGGIPVIAHPITLGLDNEKFDTFIRQLVDLGLKGIEAICPLHSKEDCKHYIEIAKKYDLLVTGGSDFHGDNKDNVTLGNLGSCTLPAEYLNKIEKIKGR, translated from the coding sequence ATGATTGATTTACATACACATTCAACCTACTCTGACGGAACTTTTACCCCAGAAAAATTATGTAGACTTGCAGAGACTAAAAACATAAAAATATTGGCACTGACTGACCATGATACTATAGACGGCATTGATGACTTTTTATGCTGTGAATCTAATCTTAAAAAAATACCGGGTGTTGAAATAAGCCTTGAAATTAAAAATGGAACTTTTCATATGTTGGGCTTGTTCGTTAATCACAAATACGGACCATTAAGAGAAAATCTGAGCAGGCTAAAAACTTATCGTAAGCAGAGAAATGAAAAAATATTAAACAAGCTATCTGATTTTTTTCATGAAAAGATAACACAAGAGCAGATATCACATGATAACAAAGGGGAGTTAGGACGTCCGCATATTGCCAAATTCCTAGTAAAAAAAGGTATAGTATCATCTGTTGAAGAAGCATTTGAAAAATATTTAGCAAAAGGAAAGCCTTTTTACGAAAGCAAAGAAAAGCTCAATACTGACGACGCTATCAAATTAATTATTGAATCAGGTGGAATCCCGGTAATTGCACATCCGATAACTTTGGGGCTTGATAATGAAAAGTTTGACACCTTTATAAGACAATTAGTGGACTTAGGATTAAAAGGGATAGAAGCGATATGTCCGCTGCATTCAAAAGAGGATTGCAAACATTATATAGAAATTGCCAAAAAGTATGACTTGCTTGTTACAGGCGGGAGCGACTTCCACGGAGATAATAAGGACAATGTTACCCTTGGCAATTTAGGTAGTTGTACGTTACCAGCAGAATACCTTAATAAGATTGAAAAAATAAAAGGCAGGTAA
- a CDS encoding FAD-dependent oxidoreductase, with the protein MSKKIYIEGIRNGKRISTQTLLQEIYQALDKGINEIVVDGCGQHDIGGPLWSKDGKPLKFVVKNPGQRVGSMGMQGTTIIVDGPAPADVGWLNAGAEIIVKGDGGDTTAHCAATGKIFIGGRVGTRSGAMMKYDPKFPRPEFWVLKNTGSFSFEFMGGGIAVVCGYDCEEMESVLGYRSCVGMVGGTIYVRGNVKDLSDDVWLMDLTDDDWEFLDKNLPVFLEKIERPGALGKISKRKDWKKIVAKTYEERAHKSFMAINEFRKNKWVEGGIFGDLLYDNYEVAEFVERKDLRLRYPEWLNANYSAPCEYNCPTYIPTQKRISLLRQDKVKEALELVLDYSPFPASVCGQVCPNLCMDECTRLYVDLPVRIKELGLLSAEIKAKKCETTKDEKVAVIGSGASGLACAYQLRLMGYHVEVFEKDSVLGGKLMQVIPEERLDRKILETEIQRVLDTGVIAHTNVNVDKKKLKELDKEFDAIVLAVGAHNPIVLPVEGSERLVKGLDFLKAINKGEKPKVGKNVVVIGAGNAGMDVVIGAYEMGAEKVVAIDIQKPAAFEKEIEHAKKLGAEILWPCFTEKITDKGVVLKDGTLIPADTVIVSIGDRPDFSMLEREYLDEKGRVLINEYLQSTVNPKIFVPGDAIKLGLFTHALGDGRKVALNIDRMFKGIALSKFEKAPKIPQDKVKNEYYHPMNAQAVSKMQTEDETKRCMSCGFCRDCHFCEEVCPEQAISRIEKSDGNFEYLSDSNKCIGCGICAGVCPCGIWVMRDNIEKYIES; encoded by the coding sequence ATGAGTAAGAAGATTTATATTGAAGGGATAAGAAATGGCAAAAGGATTTCTACACAAACTCTTTTGCAAGAAATATATCAAGCTTTGGATAAAGGGATTAATGAAATAGTTGTGGATGGCTGCGGCCAGCATGACATTGGTGGGCCGTTGTGGTCAAAAGATGGGAAACCATTAAAATTTGTAGTCAAAAATCCGGGTCAGAGAGTTGGTTCGATGGGGATGCAGGGGACTACGATTATTGTGGATGGTCCAGCTCCGGCAGATGTCGGCTGGCTTAATGCCGGAGCCGAAATTATTGTTAAAGGTGATGGAGGCGATACCACAGCTCATTGCGCTGCAACCGGTAAAATTTTTATAGGTGGGCGCGTCGGCACTCGCTCAGGTGCTATGATGAAATATGACCCGAAGTTTCCAAGACCTGAATTTTGGGTATTAAAAAATACCGGTTCTTTTAGCTTTGAATTTATGGGTGGTGGGATTGCGGTCGTCTGCGGATATGACTGTGAGGAGATGGAATCTGTTTTAGGCTACAGAAGCTGTGTTGGCATGGTAGGCGGGACGATTTATGTTAGGGGGAATGTGAAGGATTTATCAGATGATGTGTGGTTGATGGATTTAACTGATGATGACTGGGAATTTTTGGATAAAAATCTACCTGTCTTTTTAGAGAAAATTGAAAGGCCTGGCGCACTCGGTAAGATTTCAAAAAGAAAAGATTGGAAAAAGATTGTTGCAAAGACATATGAAGAGAGAGCACACAAGTCTTTTATGGCAATAAATGAATTTAGGAAAAACAAGTGGGTTGAAGGTGGGATATTCGGAGATTTGCTTTATGATAACTACGAAGTAGCAGAGTTTGTAGAAAGGAAAGATTTAAGGTTAAGATACCCTGAATGGTTAAATGCCAATTATTCAGCACCTTGTGAATATAACTGCCCTACGTATATCCCCACTCAAAAAAGGATTTCTTTGCTTAGACAGGATAAAGTTAAAGAGGCTTTAGAGTTAGTGCTTGATTATAGTCCTTTTCCTGCATCAGTTTGTGGGCAGGTATGTCCAAACCTTTGCATGGATGAGTGTACAAGATTGTATGTAGATTTGCCTGTAAGAATTAAAGAATTAGGACTATTGAGTGCTGAAATTAAAGCAAAAAAATGTGAAACCACAAAAGATGAAAAGGTAGCGGTAATCGGCTCAGGTGCATCAGGCCTTGCTTGTGCTTATCAGTTGAGACTTATGGGCTATCATGTTGAAGTGTTTGAAAAAGACAGTGTGCTTGGCGGTAAGTTAATGCAGGTTATTCCCGAAGAAAGACTCGATAGAAAGATTCTTGAGACTGAGATTCAGAGAGTGCTTGATACCGGGGTGATTGCCCATACAAATGTTAACGTTGACAAGAAAAAGTTAAAAGAGCTTGATAAAGAGTTTGACGCAATAGTCTTGGCTGTGGGGGCTCATAATCCGATTGTTTTGCCTGTTGAAGGGAGTGAGAGGCTTGTCAAAGGGCTTGATTTCTTAAAGGCAATAAATAAAGGTGAAAAACCAAAAGTTGGAAAAAATGTTGTGGTAATCGGTGCGGGCAATGCCGGGATGGATGTGGTGATTGGTGCTTATGAAATGGGTGCAGAAAAAGTTGTAGCTATTGATATTCAAAAACCTGCTGCTTTTGAAAAAGAGATTGAGCATGCCAAAAAATTAGGCGCTGAAATATTATGGCCTTGCTTTACCGAAAAGATCACTGATAAAGGGGTCGTGCTGAAAGATGGCACTTTGATACCTGCAGATACCGTTATTGTGTCTATCGGGGACAGGCCTGATTTCTCAATGCTTGAAAGGGAATACCTGGATGAGAAGGGAAGAGTGTTAATCAATGAATATTTACAGTCAACTGTTAATCCAAAGATATTTGTGCCGGGGGATGCAATAAAATTGGGTCTTTTTACCCATGCACTTGGTGACGGCAGAAAGGTAGCCTTAAATATAGATAGAATGTTTAAAGGGATAGCGCTCAGCAAATTTGAGAAAGCACCTAAGATACCTCAGGATAAAGTAAAAAATGAGTATTATCACCCTATGAATGCTCAGGCTGTTTCTAAAATGCAGACAGAGGATGAAACAAAAAGGTGTATGAGTTGCGGTTTTTGTCGTGATTGTCATTTCTGTGAAGAAGTTTGCCCCGAGCAGGCAATTAGCAGGATAGAGAAATCTGATGGCAACTTTGAATATTTAAGTGATTCTAATAAATGTATTGGGTGTGGTATTTGTGCCGGTGTCTGCCCTTGTGGAATATGGGTTATGAGAGACAATATTGAAAAATATATAGAAAGTTAA
- a CDS encoding 4Fe-4S binding protein translates to MATVKVNQLAKDDLFWQIDYKHDRCTLCGKCVASCPFQAIEAKVEKRRKVVSEDITPNPKVYFQTIPVIKQVISEYNFCRGCGICEKVCPNDAIKPVRNSDHRFQAKYRATVADPFKRGGRSNLETDGRTLDKIKVGRISQMTDPSLDAQRHTFDMRAPFGRVLAPDEIPLEVDSSGRLVLKNNLPPVRWIYPIIIGDMSIGALSWRMWEALAIATAYLNEEVGIPIRMCSGEGGVPVRLLKSRFLKYIILQIASGHFGWNRIVNAMPHMVEDPAGVLIKIGQGAKPGDGGLLMAKKVAKHIQEIRGVPKADLLSPPNHQGLYSIEESVQKMFLSFNAAFKFRVPVAIKVAASATSVSVYNNLLRDPYNIVGGFFLDGIDGGTGAAHEISLDHTGHPIVSKLRDCYKAALHQGKQGQIPLWAAGGMGKNWNLAADAFKMICLGANGIFTGKLMLQLAGCVGNDMGKCNACNTGLCPVGICTQNPTLVKRLDIDKVAENIVNYFIAVDHELKKLMAPVGNSSLPVGRSDALISTDKSVAERLDINYAC, encoded by the coding sequence ATGGCAACAGTAAAAGTTAATCAACTGGCAAAAGATGATTTGTTTTGGCAAATAGATTATAAACACGACAGATGTACTTTGTGTGGCAAGTGTGTTGCTTCCTGCCCGTTTCAGGCTATTGAAGCAAAGGTAGAGAAAAGAAGAAAAGTAGTAAGCGAAGATATTACGCCTAATCCAAAGGTATATTTTCAGACGATACCTGTAATCAAGCAGGTTATAAGTGAATATAATTTTTGCAGAGGTTGTGGGATTTGTGAAAAGGTGTGCCCTAATGATGCCATTAAGCCTGTCAGAAACTCCGATCATAGATTTCAGGCAAAATATAGGGCAACTGTTGCCGACCCATTTAAAAGGGGAGGTCGCTCAAATCTTGAAACTGATGGCAGGACATTGGATAAAATCAAAGTGGGTAGAATTTCTCAGATGACTGACCCATCATTAGATGCGCAGAGGCATACTTTTGACATGAGAGCACCCTTTGGAAGAGTACTTGCTCCGGATGAGATTCCTCTTGAGGTTGACAGCAGTGGGAGACTGGTATTAAAAAATAATCTCCCGCCGGTTAGATGGATTTATCCGATTATTATTGGAGATATGTCTATTGGTGCGCTTTCTTGGAGGATGTGGGAAGCTCTTGCCATAGCTACTGCATATCTAAATGAAGAGGTTGGCATCCCTATCAGGATGTGCTCAGGTGAAGGTGGAGTCCCTGTCAGGCTTCTAAAATCAAGATTTTTGAAATATATTATTTTGCAAATAGCCTCAGGTCACTTTGGGTGGAACAGAATTGTAAATGCTATGCCTCATATGGTGGAAGATCCTGCAGGTGTGCTTATAAAAATAGGTCAAGGTGCAAAACCCGGAGATGGCGGGCTTTTGATGGCAAAAAAGGTTGCCAAGCATATTCAAGAGATTAGAGGTGTGCCTAAGGCCGACCTTTTGAGCCCTCCAAACCATCAAGGGCTTTATTCGATAGAGGAAAGTGTCCAGAAGATGTTTCTATCTTTTAACGCTGCGTTTAAATTTAGGGTGCCTGTTGCGATAAAGGTGGCAGCAAGTGCTACAAGTGTTTCAGTTTACAATAACTTATTACGAGACCCGTATAATATCGTAGGAGGATTCTTTCTTGACGGTATAGATGGTGGTACCGGTGCCGCTCATGAAATATCCCTTGATCATACCGGTCATCCGATTGTTTCAAAGTTAAGAGACTGCTACAAAGCTGCACTTCACCAAGGTAAACAAGGGCAGATACCTCTTTGGGCAGCAGGTGGAATGGGTAAGAATTGGAACTTGGCAGCGGATGCTTTTAAAATGATTTGCCTCGGTGCAAACGGGATATTTACCGGCAAACTTATGCTCCAATTGGCAGGCTGTGTAGGCAATGATATGGGCAAATGTAATGCATGCAATACAGGGCTTTGTCCGGTAGGTATATGTACTCAAAATCCGACACTTGTTAAAAGGCTCGATATAGATAAAGTCGCTGAAAATATTGTAAATTACTTTATCGCAGTTGACCATGAGCTTAAAAAATTGATGGCACCTGTAGGTAACAGCTCTTTGCCTGTGGGCAGATCTGATGCACTTATCTCCACAGATAAGTCTGTAGCTGAAAGATTAGATATAAATTATGCTTGTTAA
- a CDS encoding glutamate synthase encodes MCRIGAIKSKEYIHPSVALRLMRSQQKGHDNSGFAMIMQDLGGVFEGYKGLPILSMACTDEGIKIAEDILHKKGFVRLFQWAPQVFPKPGLKIEPMPNYVFQVYQYPKLYNYAPQEEKEELLVDMRLAIRHELETQDLGYVYSFWPDVLTLKEIGDPSDIGEYFNLWEENDHFKAKIITAQCRQNTNYDIVRYAAHPFFLQGYTALANGENTFYEKNKNLQKKLYKGYIGFESDSQCFLYTLHYVHKKLKWPLIYYKHTITPIPFEELSQREDGHILANIRASLAHLEINGPNTIIGVLPDGTLFTCCDSKKLRPVVVGRDENTVVITSEVTGINDILPNRNWQDDIYPGEREMVVINDELEVVRWQQ; translated from the coding sequence ATGTGTCGAATTGGGGCAATAAAATCTAAAGAGTATATACACCCTTCTGTCGCCTTAAGGTTAATGAGGTCTCAACAAAAAGGGCATGATAACTCTGGTTTTGCTATGATAATGCAAGATTTGGGGGGAGTGTTTGAGGGTTATAAGGGGCTTCCTATCTTGTCGATGGCTTGCACTGACGAAGGGATAAAAATAGCTGAAGATATATTGCATAAAAAGGGGTTTGTTAGACTTTTTCAATGGGCTCCCCAAGTTTTTCCAAAACCTGGGCTTAAGATTGAGCCGATGCCAAACTACGTATTTCAAGTGTATCAATATCCAAAGTTGTATAATTATGCTCCGCAAGAAGAGAAAGAGGAACTTTTGGTGGATATGCGCCTTGCAATTAGGCATGAGCTAGAGACTCAGGATCTTGGTTATGTTTACTCGTTTTGGCCTGATGTTTTGACGCTTAAAGAGATTGGTGACCCGTCAGATATCGGCGAATATTTTAACCTTTGGGAAGAAAATGATCATTTTAAGGCTAAAATTATTACAGCTCAATGCAGGCAAAATACTAATTATGACATTGTAAGATATGCTGCGCATCCGTTTTTTCTGCAAGGTTACACTGCACTTGCAAACGGTGAAAATACATTTTATGAGAAAAATAAAAATTTACAGAAGAAACTTTATAAAGGTTACATAGGTTTTGAGTCTGACTCGCAGTGTTTTTTATATACTTTGCATTATGTGCATAAAAAGCTTAAGTGGCCTTTAATTTATTATAAGCACACAATTACCCCTATCCCTTTTGAAGAGCTTTCTCAAAGGGAGGACGGGCATATCCTTGCAAATATCAGGGCTAGTCTTGCTCATTTGGAAATAAATGGGCCAAATACCATTATTGGCGTTTTGCCTGATGGAACATTATTTACATGTTGTGATTCAAAAAAATTAAGACCTGTTGTGGTTGGTAGAGATGAAAATACCGTGGTCATAACTTCTGAAGTTACCGGAATTAATGATATTTTACCGAATCGTAACTGGCAGGATGATATTTATCCCGGAGAAAGGGAGATGGTAGTGATTAATGATGAGCTGGAGGTAGTAAGATGGCAACAGTAA
- a CDS encoding EamA family transporter — protein MNKGYLLVILAAMLWGTTGTSQGIAPEGLSSSVIGAFRILLGGIILFAYAIIRQDFKSSSKWNLKITFLGIVTVALYQLSFFYGVKEAGVAVGTMVGIGSSPIFAGVLSKIIYKETLGRVWLISTLLGVLGIFFIGIEMLQGETKFNLTGILLCLGAGLSYTLYTLSSKELLKEHSANAVMGVLFLGGAFFLLPVLFFNDLSPIFSLKGLVVVVHLGLFATAVSYFLFARGLRLIKVSETATLSLAEPLTATFLGITVLGESPAIFSVIGMFLIFLGLLILVKN, from the coding sequence ATGAATAAGGGTTATTTATTAGTAATTTTGGCAGCTATGCTTTGGGGGACGACAGGGACATCTCAAGGAATTGCGCCTGAGGGTTTGTCATCTTCAGTAATAGGAGCTTTTAGAATATTGCTTGGCGGGATTATATTGTTTGCCTATGCAATAATCAGGCAAGACTTTAAAAGTTCGTCAAAATGGAACTTAAAAATTACTTTTCTGGGTATTGTTACTGTGGCGCTTTATCAATTAAGTTTTTTTTATGGGGTCAAAGAAGCCGGAGTGGCAGTTGGTACTATGGTTGGGATAGGGAGTTCACCTATTTTTGCAGGGGTGCTTTCTAAAATTATCTATAAAGAAACATTGGGGAGGGTTTGGTTAATTTCTACTTTATTAGGTGTATTGGGGATATTTTTTATAGGTATAGAAATGCTACAAGGTGAGACGAAATTTAATTTGACAGGTATATTGCTTTGTCTTGGTGCCGGACTTTCTTATACTCTATATACTTTATCGAGTAAAGAATTGTTAAAAGAGCATAGTGCAAATGCAGTAATGGGAGTACTCTTTTTAGGAGGAGCATTTTTCTTACTTCCGGTTTTGTTTTTTAACGACTTGTCGCCGATATTTTCTTTGAAAGGTTTGGTGGTTGTTGTTCATTTGGGGTTGTTTGCTACGGCTGTGTCATATTTTTTATTTGCAAGAGGCTTGAGATTGATTAAAGTGTCCGAAACTGCCACTTTGTCTCTGGCTGAGCCTTTGACAGCAACGTTTTTGGGGATAACCGTTTTGGGTGAATCTCCTGCTATCTTTAGCGTAATAGGGATGTTCCTTATTTTCTTAGGCTTACTGATTTTGGTTAAGAATTAG
- a CDS encoding phosphoglycerate dehydrogenase → MAKFKILITDNIAQEGLDILDREESVEYEIKPGIKNEDLKPIIGNYDAIITRSGTTVTEDLIENPGKLKIIGRAGVGLDNVDIEAASKKGIIVMNAPTGNTLAATELTMGMMLAAARKIPLANNSLKSGEWDRKRFMGIQLYNKTLGVVGLGRIGSNVAIRAKSFGMKVIAYDPYIKRTKAESLGVKLYDKLEDLLKEVDIITFHTPLTNETHNMITEKHINMMKDGVIIVNCARGGIVNEEDLYNAAKSGKIFSAAIDVFEKEPATDNKLLTLDNIFVTPHIGANTHEGQKGVAVIIAEQIINALHGKSYLNAVNIPFMKSQLPEELQNYFDIAEKMAKLSAQIVKGRPEEIKITLVGKKFEEDVCERTFDVPFSYQPYTVAALKGFLEVSLKETISYINASYFAKDRNILVSETKTDSYRKYNDIVVLSVKTDQQELTVGGTVFADNVGRIVFIDDFRIDVVPTGTLLYFRNVDRPGVIGKVGTILGANQINIAGFELSRQKGGEAMAFVSVDNKIPKSVINEIIAIDGMIEAKVVEV, encoded by the coding sequence ATGGCAAAGTTTAAAATATTAATCACTGACAACATAGCCCAAGAAGGGTTGGATATTTTGGATAGGGAAGAAAGTGTAGAATATGAGATAAAACCCGGCATAAAAAATGAAGATTTAAAACCTATCATCGGCAATTACGATGCAATAATCACAAGAAGCGGCACAACCGTTACGGAAGATTTAATAGAAAATCCCGGAAAACTAAAAATCATAGGTAGAGCAGGAGTTGGTCTTGATAATGTCGACATTGAGGCAGCCAGCAAAAAAGGGATAATCGTAATGAATGCTCCTACCGGAAACACATTGGCTGCAACGGAGCTCACTATGGGGATGATGCTTGCTGCAGCAAGAAAGATACCTCTTGCAAATAATTCTCTCAAATCAGGAGAATGGGACAGAAAACGTTTTATGGGGATACAATTATACAATAAGACTCTCGGTGTTGTCGGCTTGGGTAGAATTGGTAGCAATGTGGCAATCAGGGCAAAAAGTTTTGGAATGAAAGTAATTGCTTACGATCCATACATCAAAAGGACAAAGGCAGAATCTTTAGGGGTAAAACTATACGACAAACTTGAAGATTTACTAAAAGAAGTTGATATTATCACTTTTCACACTCCGCTCACAAACGAAACCCATAATATGATTACGGAAAAACACATAAATATGATGAAAGATGGCGTAATAATCGTCAACTGTGCAAGGGGCGGAATAGTAAATGAAGAAGATTTATACAATGCAGCAAAAAGTGGGAAAATATTCTCTGCAGCAATAGATGTTTTCGAAAAAGAGCCGGCAACCGACAACAAACTCTTAACTTTAGACAACATTTTTGTGACCCCACATATCGGCGCAAACACGCATGAAGGGCAAAAAGGGGTTGCTGTCATAATCGCCGAGCAGATAATCAATGCACTTCATGGCAAATCTTATCTAAACGCCGTAAATATACCTTTTATGAAATCCCAACTACCCGAAGAGCTACAAAACTATTTTGATATTGCCGAAAAAATGGCAAAACTTTCCGCTCAAATCGTAAAAGGGAGACCTGAAGAGATAAAAATTACTTTAGTTGGTAAAAAGTTTGAAGAAGATGTTTGTGAAAGAACATTCGATGTGCCTTTCTCATACCAACCTTACACCGTAGCTGCATTAAAAGGTTTCTTGGAAGTATCTCTTAAAGAAACAATCTCTTATATCAACGCATCTTACTTTGCAAAAGACAGAAACATACTTGTCAGTGAAACCAAAACGGATTCTTACAGAAAATACAATGACATAGTAGTACTAAGCGTAAAAACAGATCAACAAGAGCTTACCGTGGGTGGGACAGTTTTTGCCGACAATGTCGGAAGAATCGTATTCATAGATGACTTTAGAATAGATGTCGTGCCGACAGGCACACTCCTTTACTTTAGAAATGTTGACAGACCAGGAGTAATAGGAAAAGTGGGCACAATTCTTGGTGCTAACCAAATTAATATAGCCGGATTTGAATTATCAAGGCAGAAAGGCGGAGAAGCAATGGCGTTTGTTTCTGTTGATAACAAAATTCCAAAATCTGTTATAAATGAAATAATTGCCATAGATGGTATGATTGAGGCAAAAGTAGTCGAGGTATAA
- a CDS encoding YjbQ family protein has protein sequence MLFTLEVKTSKRVELIDITNLIYEKLKLSGVENGLCTIYTPHTTCAITINENADPAVKSDIIKFLNEKIPQNFPFKHYEGNSDAHIKSSLVGCSEAVIIENKKLLLGTWQGIYFCEFDGPRVRKIYVKFH, from the coding sequence ATGCTTTTCACACTTGAAGTAAAGACTTCAAAAAGGGTTGAACTTATTGACATTACAAATTTAATTTACGAAAAGCTTAAATTATCGGGTGTAGAAAATGGTCTATGCACCATCTACACCCCACATACTACCTGTGCAATTACAATTAACGAAAATGCTGACCCCGCCGTAAAATCGGATATAATTAAATTTTTAAATGAAAAAATTCCTCAAAATTTCCCTTTCAAGCACTATGAAGGGAACTCTGATGCTCATATCAAGTCATCCCTTGTAGGATGCTCAGAAGCGGTAATCATTGAAAATAAAAAACTTTTACTTGGTACTTGGCAAGGTATCTATTTCTGCGAATTTGACGGTCCTCGTGTTAGAAAAATCTACGTTAAGTTTCATTGA